In the genome of Caldibacillus debilis DSM 16016, the window AACCGCAACCTTCTTGATACGGATTAGAAATCTACAAATCCCATCCCGACTATCTCGAACCGCAACCCCGCAACCTTCTTGATACGGATTGCCTTTCGGGCAGAGCCGAGGCCCGTCCGAAAAGAAAAGCGTCCGTAACCGTCTTTCCGCCCGACGCAATACTCCCCGACGTTGACGGGGCATACGTCGAAAACGACATCTCCACTTTCTGACCGGGGCAATGCTCCCCAGGCATAAATTTATCCTAAAAAGCGTATTCGGCCGAAAATTACCAAGAAAGGCGCCTTCTCTCTAGTAACATGGCAATGGCCACAAAATTGATTTACAATAAAAATACGGTTCGTTTTGCGGGAACGGTACGGGAAGGCGGACCGGTGATCGACAAACAGGAATGACTGGAGGGATCGAAGGATGGATGATCTGGAATACTTGATTCTCCGTTTTGGCGACCATTTGAGCCAAAACCTTCATTACCGGGATGGCAGCGATCAACACACCGTACAGCGGGGTTTGTTTCTTTACCGGCAAAACCGGGTCCGTTCCCTCCGCTTGTCCGATGACATTTTGTATGCGACCGTTCAGGATGTCGTTCCCGCCCAAGTAGAGCTGGACCTTTATTTGAAACATGGGTCCTGCACCTGTCCGGAAAAGAGGATTTGCAAACATCAGATGGCCGCCTTTTTCGCCGTCTACGGCCGTTTTTTCCCGGTCAGCGAATGGCTGGAAACCTGGCGGGACCGATCGGAACAGCTTTCCCTCGGCATCTTTTCTTCCGCTTCCCCGAAAAAAGGTCCGGTAGCGGAGCCGAAAGGGAAAGGAAGCCGGAAGGAAATTTTGGAATCGACCGCCAGAAAAGCGGCCAAATCGTTCGTCCAATCCGTTGTTTCCGGAAAAAACGACATGTCTTCCCTCTTCTTTCAAATATACGCGGACATGGCGATTCAAAAGATTGACGATTCCCTTTCCTCGGATTGGGAAATGACTCCGGTGGAAATGGTGTTCGCCTGTACCGTTTTTCTGCAGGGAGTTTTTGAGGAACTGGAAAAGGTCCCCGCCCTTTCCTCCGAGACGGCCGAAAACTTTCTTGACTTGTTTGATGTCTTTGTTGGAAAGATCGAGAATGCCATCGCTCGCATGCCCCGTCCCCTTCCTTTCAAGGCGGAACCGCTGTTGAATCGGCTGGCTTCCATTTCGGGAAAATTTCTGGAGCGGGAGGAACCTTTCTTTACGGTCCGTCTGTATTTGTACTGGAAGATCTGGGCGGACTTGTTGAAAGACAAATCCCGGCGGAAAAAGGAATTCGACCGGCTGTCCCGTTTGTTTAAAAAAAGCGGCGAAAACGAGCTGCTGGCACAAGCCTTTCTTTGCCACTTTTTCCTTGCCGGACGAATGAAAGAGACGTTGACAGCCCTCAATGCGTCGGATGACGGGTACTATTTTTTACACCATATTTTCCTTTCCTATAGCCTGGATAACGGGGATTTGCGCACGGCGGAAAAAATTTTGGCTTCCATTCTTCACATTTTGCCTGGCGTCATTGAAAACAGATCCCCCGATGAAATCCGCAGATTCCATTCCTGGTTGGAAGGGAAGTTGTTTTCGTATGCGGAGGAAAGCGGGGACTACGATCTGGCGGAAAAGCTGTTCAGCGGGCTTTTTCCCCATTCCGCCCGTTCCCTCATCCGTCTGTTCCTGAAAACGGAACAATACGGGAAACTTTCCGATCTTCTCTTGGCGGCCGGCTACGGGGTGGACAATATCGAAGGGAAGCTGTTGAAGGAAATTTCGCGGAAAGACCCGGAGTCGCTCCTTGCGATCTATCATTGGTCGATCCTCCGCGAAATCGAAGCGAAAAATAGGAACCACTACCGAAAGGCCGTCAGCCATTTGAAAAAACTGAAGGCGATCTACAAGAAACTGAAGCGGGAAGAAGAATGGAACCGGTATTTTGACCGTTTGCTGAAACAATTCCGCCGGCTTTCCGCCTTCCGGGAAGAATGCAAAAGGGGTAAGTTGATCCATGAGGCATGATAAACATTTTTCCATCCGCGCCTTTCCGACCGAAAATCACCATTTTTACCTGTACTGCCTGAACGAACGCGGGGAGCTTGTGCCACCCGCGCAATGGGTGCCTCCCCTCTTCCGGGGGCATGCCGGTTCCTTTTACGGCACGCTGTTGAATTACGCCGAGATGCCCGAAGAGCTGCAAGCGGCCTTGCCGAAGGGCAATCCGTTGAGGATGACCGTCCCGTTCCTCGATCCTTATGAGGCCCTCGAACTGTTTTCCCAGGACAATTTTAATCCCTTTATCGCCTGGCATTTTGACGAATTCACGGAAACGTTATTGGCTGTCGCGCCGGTTATATATGAGCAGGTAAAAAGTTTCCGCTGGCTGCCGGATTGGGAAAAGTTCCGGGAGACGGGAGATTTTTCCTGGATCGTGCCGGACCGGGTCTGGCAGGAGTTTGCGCCGGCCTTTTGGGAAGGAAGGGTGGAGAAGGGAGATTCTTTCGGGACGCCGGTCACCCTCCGGACCTTTGCGGAACAGTGGTTCCGTCAAGGCATTCACGCGTTTTTGAGCCGGGATGAACGGCTGGCTGCCAAGCGGGAACGGCTGAGGCAGACTTTGGCCGATTTATTGCGCCAGGAAGCCGACGTGGCAGCGGTTTGGCAAAACATCAGCCTGAAACATTGGTTTATGGGAACGGACGATCCTTCTCCCCTCGCCGTCGCCCTCCGGCTGGAAGAACCGAAGGAGGAAGGGGAATATTGGCGCCTGGAAACGGTCTTCCGCACTCCGTCCGGGAAACTTTGGACGCCTTTTTCCGGGACACATAAGTTGAGGAAACCGTGGAAAAAGTACGGCGAAGCAATCGAAGCGATCGAGATACGGATCGCCCGCGCCCTTCCCTGGCTCGCCAATGAAGAATGGCTGATGGAAAAAGAATGGGCAACGGAAGGGGGCATGTCCGATGGCCGGTCGGCGGAAAACCGGACCGATGGGCCTATAACCGATGGTCAGCCTGAGAAAATTCCGGCAGAAACGCACATGATCGAAGGTCGTGCGGCGGAAAGCCGCACGGATGACCGCATGACCGATGACCGATTGGCGGAAAGCCGATCGGAAGGACAGCCGATCGAAGGTCGACTGGCGGAAAACCCAATGGATGACCGCATGACCGATGGCCGGCTGGAGAAAATCCCATCTGCCGGGGAGGCGGAAAGCGGAACGAAAACGTCTGAAGGGGGCCCGGCCTCCGCTTCCCGGGAAAACAGGATCGTCCCCGATTCTTCCCGGACGAAAAGGGGCCCGTCCGCGGTATCCCCGGATAAGCCGCAAGTCCTTGCCGGCGGGTCCGATCTTTCCGGCAATCCTGTAAGAGAGGCGGCCGGCAAAGAAGTCGGCCTTTCGACGAAGGAAAAATGGGTTCCCATCCTGAAAAGGGAATTGACGGACGACGAGGCCTGGGAATTTTTAACGAAGGCAAGCCAGGTCATCATGCTGCTCGGCGTGGAGATCCTCCTGCCGTCCTGGTGGGAGGCTTTAAAGGAACCGGAGGTCCAGTTGAAGGCCCGGGTCAAAAACCCCGCCGTCTCCTTCCTCGGTTTGGACGCCCTCGTCGATTTCGAATGGCGCATCGCC includes:
- a CDS encoding SWIM zinc finger family protein → MDDLEYLILRFGDHLSQNLHYRDGSDQHTVQRGLFLYRQNRVRSLRLSDDILYATVQDVVPAQVELDLYLKHGSCTCPEKRICKHQMAAFFAVYGRFFPVSEWLETWRDRSEQLSLGIFSSASPKKGPVAEPKGKGSRKEILESTARKAAKSFVQSVVSGKNDMSSLFFQIYADMAIQKIDDSLSSDWEMTPVEMVFACTVFLQGVFEELEKVPALSSETAENFLDLFDVFVGKIENAIARMPRPLPFKAEPLLNRLASISGKFLEREEPFFTVRLYLYWKIWADLLKDKSRRKKEFDRLSRLFKKSGENELLAQAFLCHFFLAGRMKETLTALNASDDGYYFLHHIFLSYSLDNGDLRTAEKILASILHILPGVIENRSPDEIRRFHSWLEGKLFSYAEESGDYDLAEKLFSGLFPHSARSLIRLFLKTEQYGKLSDLLLAAGYGVDNIEGKLLKEISRKDPESLLAIYHWSILREIEAKNRNHYRKAVSHLKKLKAIYKKLKREEEWNRYFDRLLKQFRRLSAFREECKRGKLIHEA